Proteins from one Hyperolius riggenbachi isolate aHypRig1 chromosome 2, aHypRig1.pri, whole genome shotgun sequence genomic window:
- the LOC137544691 gene encoding E3 ubiquitin/ISG15 ligase TRIM25-like, with product MSCLLCDASLCDIHLRVHSKAPEHVLCDPNTSLQNRKCSVHKKILEYYCTEDAAYICVYCLAREHGGHQVEILEYASDKKKKKLRHDLQELMAETKKAEKRVQSLEEHRRKAQETAVSETKELITLFRDVKTWLEDLEIRALNEITRWAQQVSLLYDDVIRLMETKKEELSRKMRHIEELCNMTDPLTVLQESDTGDLCDTEDSERHEKQLHDGGDLDVAGISHTLHTGLSDIMSGVIVQKHTDTQVYPHSSTEDKVPITAELSRPRPQPTPTTQHTQAYPHSITGDKVPITAKLSRPRPQPIPTAQHTQRLAGGKMFRSGILYTLYTRLYDMVTVQQTSGVIVQKHTDTRTSLHSSTESKIPITAKLSRPRPQPTPTAQHQAGGTNIGAAQQTSGLPVYADILLDVNTAANTLRISDDRKSASRADRSQNHPETPERFQDWPQVLSSQRFSSGRHYWEVHVSGSVWWRVGMCYPSIDRRDQSVIGYNNKSWCLERFYNQYSVIHDRKVIRVPDMIPSDRVRICLDYEAGQISFYALCDPIRQLHTFTAAFTEPLHAGLCVQGGAIRISGEIRRDPPHWLCRIHR from the coding sequence ATGTCCTGTCTGCTGTGTGACGCTTCTCTGTGTGATATTcacctgagagtccacagcaagGCACCAGAACATGTCTTATGtgaccccaacacttccctgcagaacaggaaatgttccgtccataagaagatcctggagtattactgcactgaggatgctgcCTATATCTGTGTTTACTGTTTAGCAAGGGAACATGGAGGACATCAAGTGGAGATTTTGGAATATGCCTctgataagaagaagaagaagctgagaCATGATCTGCAGGAACTGATGGCAGAGACAAAGAAGGctgagaaaagagtccagagtctggaggaacacaggagaaaagcacaagaaaCAGCAGTGAGTGAAACAAAGGAACTAATTACCTTGTTTAGAGATGTGAAAACATGGCTGGAAGACCTGGAGATTAGAGCCCTTAATGAAATCACCAGGTGGGCTCAGCAGGTGTCACTTTTATATGATGATGTAATCAGACTGATGGAAACAAAGAaggaggagctgtccaggaagatgcgtcacattgaggagctgtgtaacatgactgatccactgactgtcttacaggaatcagatacaggtgacttgtgtgacacggaggacagTGAGAGACATGAAAAAcagctccatgatggaggggatctggatgtggccggcatctcacacacattacacacaggactatctgatatcatgtctggggtaattgtgcagaaacatacagacacacaggtcTATCCACATTCTAGTACAGAGGACAAAGTTCCCATCACTGCTGAGCtatccaggccacgcccccaacccacccccaccacacaacacacacaggcctatCCACATTCTATTACAGGGGACAAAGTTCCCATCActgctaaactatccaggccacgcccccaacccatccccactgcacaacacACACAGCGCCTGGCTGGGGGGAAAATGTTTCGGAGTGGCATCTTATACACATTATACACAAGACTATATGATATGGTGACTGTACAGCAAACATCTGGGGTAATTGTGCAGAAACATACAGACACACGgacctctcttcattcttctacagagagcaaaattcccatcactgctaaactatccaggccacgcccccaacccacccccaccGCACAACACCAGGCTGGGGGGACAAATATTGGGGCTGCACAGCAAacatcagggctgccagtgtacgcagacatattactggatgtaaacacagctgcTAATACTCTACGTATATCAGATGACAGGAAATCTGCATCCAGGGCAGACAGAAGCCAGAATCACCCTGAAAcaccagagagatttcaggattggcctcaggtgttgagcagccagagattctcctcagggcgacattactgggaagtgcaTGTTTCTGGATCAGTATGGTGGAGAGtcgggatgtgttaccccagtatagacaggagaGATCAATCAGTGATTGGATATAATAACAAGTCCTGGTGTTTGGAGAGGTTTTATAATCAGTACTCAGTGATACATGACAGGAAAGTGATCCGGGTACCTGACATGATCCCCAGTGATAGAGTCCGGATAtgtctggattatgaggccgggcagatctccttttatgccctgtgtgacccgATCAGACAGctccacaccttcactgctgCCTTCACTGAACCCCTCCATGCTGGGTTATGTGTACAGGGAGGTGCTATAAGAATTTCTGGGGAAATCAGGAGAGATCCTCCACACTGGTTATGCCGAATACATAGATAG